The Pan paniscus chromosome 1, NHGRI_mPanPan1-v2.0_pri, whole genome shotgun sequence genome has a segment encoding these proteins:
- the LOC129397362 gene encoding uncharacterized LOC128031836 homolog, whose translation MAIMLLCLLQLAAPLCSYSITIRFYLFWLNTP comes from the coding sequence ATGGCTATAATGCTGCTCTGCCTTCTACAGCTTGCTGCACCACTCTGTAGTTACTCTATTACCATACGTTTCTATCTTTTTTGGTTAAACACTCCCTGA